The Setaria italica strain Yugu1 chromosome VIII, Setaria_italica_v2.0, whole genome shotgun sequence genome includes the window CAGGCATACTACTTCCAGGAATTACAATAGTACAACTCGTACCCAATTGGGGAAAAAATACACTATGTGACACTTCTTTGATGCAACCGGACAAACAAATTGCAGAAAAATTACCTCTTCGGCGACAGTATTCAGCCTCCTGGCCTCTCGTATCAGCCCCTGCGGGGAAAAAAACAAGCACCAAATTCAATCAAATCCGAAAAGGCCAAACGAACTGAAAGGGGAAAGAATAATAAGAAATTAAGAACCGAAGGGATCGTCCGGGGCGGTCTGACCTGCTCCACCGACAGGCGGACCCCggctcccccacccccacccgcgCCGCGCTCCCCACCTGCACACGCAAAGCGGATTCGACGCCGTCGCTGTCAGCGAAACGCGCACACACCAAACGCGCCGCTTAACCCGCGCTCCCAAATCAAATTAGCCCGGCGGCGGCTGAAGCTGGCTGGACTCACCGGGGGCGGCCGTGGAGCCGGCGCGGCCGTCGGGGAGGTTGAGGAGGGCGAAGACGAGGCCGCACGCGGTCGCGATCAGCAGCGCCCGCAGCGCGACgcccgccgacgacgacgacgccgactccctcccgccggcggccgccctcatcaccacgcgccgccgccgcccacgcggaGCGAGACGGagcccgagcgccgccgccaccaaggcAACCGCTCTCGGAGTCGGGCCTTCTCGCTCGCCTTCGCCTATGGTTACTGTGGCAACGCCGCAACAGTGTGAACGCGCATGTGGAGTGTAGAGGGGGGCGAGTCAGAGGTCGGGTGGGGGAGGTGCTGGGGGTGTGCCGGTCACGTGTGGCTGATGGGTGGGGACGGGGAAGGACGCGGCCCCTCTGGCAGGGAGGCGTGTCGGTGGGGGGCCCGAGGGATGNNNNNNNNNNNNNNNNNNNNNNNNNNNNNNNNNNNNNNNNNNNNNNNNNNNNNNNNNNNNNNNNNNNNNNNNNNNNNNNNNNNNNNNNNNNNNNNNNNNNatacctgttagtatgacaggtgggtcccacgaacggtgttaacaggagaagaaaacggtgcttgtcccgtctatagcgatctctccaaccaaacaaaaaataggatcatcccatcccattcaaccaaacaagaaatgggatcatcccatcccgaaaaactggaacgggaccgtcccgttctacattgtctcccaaccaaacgcaccctaacgTACGTAGCGGGAGACGACGAAGATGGTGCCTGCCACGCGTGCGTGCGTACACGGCGGGTACATGATACAGCTGTACCTGCGCACTGCACCcgactagctagctagctagctcggTGCCGCCTCGATCCAATCCAACAAGCGAAACAAGCCATGTGCCGTCCGAGGGGGAACCGGGCTCGATGGTCAATCAGGCCGGGGGACGCCGGTGTCACGTGCACGCCACTTCGCTCGGATCCAGGGTGGAGTATCCCCTGTATTCCTGTCCCTTCCATCCGGACTGAAGTACACATCTTAAAGTACTGGCTGATTAAGCGCGCATCTTTTAGCGACATCCTTTTCAGCGATGCCTCGGCATCTTACATGGTGACGTGGACAGTGGTTTTATCCTGTGTTTTGGGGAGGCGGGGAGCGTACAGTAATGTACGATGCCGTTTTTGCTCAGTGTCATGAGCCGAGCTGATCAAAGTCACGTCACGTGCACTTGTTTGTTCGTTTGTACTTAGATAACGTTGGCTTTTTATCTTTAACCGAACAAGTTAGTTAATTAACTAAAGTAGAATGTGTATCATTATATCTATTGTCAAATGTATTTTAGATTTAGGTTTATCtgtttgcaaaaatatttgtaaaaaagataaatagtcaaagaaaaaaaagtcaacAGCGTCGTATTTTAAGAATGGAGCGAGTAGAAATGGTTTTTATACGAGGAAGTAGGGCTTCGTCGATTGGAGTACTTTGAGCCACTTGCGCTTATCTTGTCCCTTTCTTTCATCCGGAGTTAAGTGAAGACCTAGTAGATTCAATCAGAATACTAGCTGTAGCTGATGAAGGGTCTCTTTTTTGTTTACCCCAGCTgtgaaagaaaggaaggaaaaaaaaggttaaaatatGCTGGCTTAACTTAGGGTGTGCATTGACTGATCACATCAGTTTATATAATTAAGCCGGATTAGTATCTAAGCCGGCCTTAAGTACGTAACTTAGTGACGTGGGGCAGTGGATAATTATCCTACGTACTATACTCTTTCATTTTTTGGAACGGAATGGGTAGGACGGCTGTGTACTCGGATTTATTTGTTCGTGCTCCTGACCCAACAAGGCAAGAACGCGGCGGCTGGGCCGGGGTACGAGGACGCCAGGCGCAGGATTCACCTTTTCAGGCGATTGCGATGCGGCCCGGAGCAGCAGCACATAGCTAGCAGGCGCGGCGTGGCGGCAGGACGCCCGCCGGCCGGATCCGCCGCTGCTCGGTCGCGGACGGGGAGCAGCGACAAGGAATTTTAACAGTGGATCAAGCAGCGGGGCCGAGCGGTAAAAACCCTGATCGAACGACCAAGGATCTGGCAGCGATCAAAACAATGAACAAACAGATGCTGTGATTTTACCGTATGTACACACGGAATTGCCTAGCTACAAGAGCTCGTGTTCGTCAGCTCAGTCCGCTGTTCATCAGCGGCGTGTGAGTTCCTGGTCTCACCTGCCGTGCTACGCTCCCCATTGTGATCGCCTCCTAACCTGTACTCTCTGGCGGGAAAACCAAACCCCGCTTCGCTCCGGAAATCGCCGCCGGGAGTTCCGGCAGCCTCGTCGGCATCTTCATCATTTTCGGAATCGAAACTCTCGTCGTCCTCGGCTTCATCTTCAGAGTCAGGGTAATCGGCCTCATCGTACACGGGGTCGTCGCCATCCTCGGCGGTAACACCAGCGACCTCGTTGTCGAAGCGCTTGAGGTAGGCCTCGTCATCCTCATCCTGGGCAACGAAGTTGTCAACAAGGTTCACAAAATTTCAACAAGTCATTGGCACACGGTAGATTCAGGTGGCTTGAGCATGCATGTACGGCAGTGAAAGTTCAGCATGCTCGGTACTCACCTCCATGTCTTCCTCGTCGCTCGAATACGCAGAATCCAGCTTGGCGTACAGCTCCTCGTCGCCTTGCTCCTTCACGCCTTCCATTTGGACCTGAAAAGAATCAAAGCATACCATGGCATCACGTCTCCAGTATAAATGTATCATAAATAATCTTTCACTTAGACAACGATTCAGGTTTACTGCACGCACCAGTTCCGCTCTAAGCTGCTCCACCTTTCTGTTTAGCTTTGCGAAATGGCGACTCAGGGCCTGGACACAAGGTTTCAAGGAGTGGTGTAAGTGGAAATTTGCTTCCCTGGTGACCAATGTCGATCAAAACAGAATATGTGCTTTTCTTTTGGAGCACATGATGTAAGTATGATTTTACTTGAGCACTGATATGCAACAAAATAGTATGGTACCTGGTGTCTCTGAAGCTCAATGGACCTAGCTAGAGCCTTCCGCTTCGACAGGAGATTTCTGGGTCTGAGCGTAGAAGGACGCCTGTAGTTCTTCCCGCGGAACACAACAATGGCGTAGCCTTTAGAGACTTTGTCCACAGAAACTAAAATGCCACCGCTCTCGGCTTCAAGTGACAACGCTGTCCTCTTGACATCCGAAAAAGACTTTGATTTCACTAATATCTTCACCAGCTCCCTGTACTTCCAGTGCAAGTGCATGTTTTCAATTGTGCCGTCAAAAACTCCTCTTCTTCCTAAAAATGATGGGAGGAATAAAACATGAGAAAGTAATGAAGCCAATAAAAAGAATGATACAGAGGGCCAACCAAGGAATTTGATCTTATGCGAGTAAAATAATTGGTCagattttttcaaaaaaaagttcatTGATCCTTCCATAAAAATTAAAGGGATTGCAAGGAATAAATACTGTGATTCAAATACGTTTTCCTCATGAAGATTAAAAATGATTAAAGTGGCCCTTAAATTTTTAATATAGGTTGCTTCCACCTTTCATTTCTATTTTATATTTTAGGGATGGAAGAGTGTATGTTCTATATGATGCTACAAGAGTAATGCAACAGATAACGGAAATAGCTATTTTGGCTACTAAGATTAAAAATGGATTGTTGAAGAGGCAAACAAGCTGAGATAGCAAGAGACAAAATGCAATATGGCATATGGTCATCTTGTGCCTATTACTATTCACCGAATAAATGTGCAAAAGACCAACACACAAAACATAAAGGAAAGAAGGAAGTACCAAGGAGCAGAAATGCTTTCATCCTTAGACCAAGTTTCCGAAACATGAACCTCTCTTCATCTGTTATTGTTTCAGGCGGCTTGGTACCTTCAGTTGGGTTCAGGGCTGTCTCAACTTTTCCTAGTACCCTTTCAGCTTTCTCCATCTTTTTCTGTGCCTGCACATAAATAAAGTGCAATCAGTTCAATTCACATTGCATGACACGCATCAAGTGCATTTCATATGAGTGCAAGCATTTTGACCACATAAGCATAGTTGCCGAGTACACTACATTACTTGCAACTAAAATTGTGCATCAGCTCTTTGAAGAAAAAGAGTATGAGCTAGTTCAATTTCCTAACAGGTTCTCAAAGTTTTAGAATGGCTGGTGAAATACAATTGAGTGCCCACAATATGGTAAATTTTGTTTCTAAATTAGAGAGTAATCCATACTCCATTCTGTGTTAATTTTACTTAGAATTATTGATGAACAAATTAAAAAACACTATTTTGTTACATAAGATAGCTCAGATAAgataaaatcaaacaaagtgAACTTAGATTATTCAAAATTGATCACTTACAAGTGCGAGCTTCCACTCTAGCTTTCTTACAAGGTCAGCATGTCTTGCAGCTGCTACTGTTCTTGCCATCTTGTCCTCATGATCCTCATCCAATTTATTTCCATATTTATAATTAGCCTCAAGAGTCTCTTCCAGAGTACCAGCTACAGTTGGCTGTACATATGCGTCGCTGCCCGAAGAAAATGAAGATGCTGCCTTTAGTCGCGCTTGCTCTTCATCTTGTAGGGACTTTGCTAATCGTTCTCTCTCTAGAAGCACCTCTGCAAGCTCTGAGGACAAGAAATCCTTCCCTCTGTAGAAGACTATAAAGTCATTGTTCCTTGACAGCATTATACCACCTGTTAATTTCTGATGTGGACCAAAAGAATATTAACCATGAATCTTTAGTTCACTATAGAAGACCTACCTCAAAATATGGAGTAATGTAAAggtgaaaagaaaaacagaaacaGCATGACAAAATATTGTTCTCTATGACCAGGGACCAAAATATAAAGATAAACATTCTGGTTCCATATCCATGGTCCACGGGACAATGACTCTCATCAATTCAGGCCTTCCTAGAAGATATGGTTTATTTCTTGCAAAATCAGTCAAACTTTTTATTGATCAAGAGCCCAAATTAGTTCATATACAGCATGTGACATTCATTTAGGAAGACTAAGAAATGAAACACAAACTTCAAGGTCCACGCAGGGATGAGTATGGCCATGTGAAAGAAAAACCTAAATGCACTTCTGTTGCACATATGAATCTGTAATGCACTGTTGTTGATGATCAATGAACATTTCTAACTAGTAACTAGGCTCTAAAGCTTTACGTACACTGCACAGATTGTAAATTATATAACAAGAAACAACTATCTACACTTACTTTGATATCTTCAGCCATCCTCTCACTGGTGGTAAGCTGTACCCCTCTCTTCAAAGCAATTTTAGCAATTAAACTTTTCTCCCATAACTTGACCATAGCATTTGCTAAGCCTTGGAGTTGTCTGCTGCGTCCTAACATCCATTGATAAGTGGAAACTCAAAACAAGATAGCACAATTGACTGATAAAAGGTCAAAGTTAACGAAAGCAACATAGAAGTTACCAAGAGCAAAGTGAGGAGGCAGTCCCCTGGCAAGACGGCGTAAATTGGTAGTGTCCCTTCGGCTAAGAGATGGCCGAACACCGTATGGAAGAACTCTGAAAGGGGGCTTGTAACCTGGAATAGTTGCAGGAAGCAAATCTGCATCCACTGGTAATGGATCAGATCCAGGCCAGTCACTGTACCTTGGGCCCAGTTCTTCCAATAGCTTGTCAATTTCATCTTCATATTTGATTTCTGGCACTTGTTCAACTATTTCTTCCTTCCCAGTATTAGAAACTAAAGCTCCATTGCTATCATGTGCATTGTACACTTTCTCAGTAGGTTGTAAGGAAGGACTTGGAGACCCTTTAATTGAGGATTTCATGCCAAGGGACTGTGAAATCTTGTTTGACCCCTTAGTGGGTTCAGCCTCATCATAGTCTAATCCCCTGTACAGAGAAACTGAAGTCCCTGACCTCCATATTACCAAACCTCCTGTTTTTCTCTAATCACCGACCAACAAAACACAAACAAAAAAAGGGGGGAAATGATGTCAGATTGACAAGCATTTCAAGATATTTGAACAAACATGGGTTTAGAATCAGTCAACTGGCCTCTATATTCAActtattctttctttttggggAACAACTCAAAATAAAAGGAGGCAACAGAGATTTAAAAGCATGGTGGTTTTCAACATCTATCGTTACACCAAACCCATCAATTTGTGCTACAAATATACTGCGCTAGTTTATCTAAATATCCCATGATATTATCAGCATTTTTGCCGCAATTTTGCTAGTACATTTTCTCAACTAGACCTTAATAATTGCAAAGGACGTTGAGTGCTCGTTTTCAACTCAATTATACAGTGGTAAAGAACCGTAATAGGCGAAAAAATAGTATTGATAATTAGGATATAAACAATAATCATCAGAAACTTTGAAGCGCTGCCAAGATGCAATTCATCATTTCCCTATTTCTGGTCAAGAGTAAACTGCAGCAAACACCCAAAATGCATACACATTCAGTAAAGCAGCACAGAACAGCTTGGGTCTTGGGGTGACGGAGCTAACAGATAGCAGAGTTTCGACAATGTAGATTGGTAGAATCAGCTGGTGATTCTAATTTGCAGCTTAGCATTGATTGTAAACTGTAACAGACTATCAGTCAGTTCTGGAATTGTTTTTAGATGAATTCACATGTTCTTCACCATGTTAATGTGCAAATGTGTGCAATCATTTTGTCCCCAGTAACTATGCACCGCCAAGGCATCAATTCAAGCTGATTCTAAAACGTTGCATCATACTTCAATTATCCATTGGAATAGCTGCATGTTGCAGCTCGAGTTGCTTCAAGTACTCTGTAGTTTGTACACATGAATGGGAGCTAAACAATCACAATTCGGGTAGAATCGGCGGCTCACCTCGAGTATTTCGTGGAAGAGGCGCATGTTGAGCGCGGGCGTGCCGGAGACCTTGACCCTGACGACCTCCTCCGTCCTCCATTTCTCCCTGATCTTCTCCACGACCTCCCGCGTGACCCCGGCGCCACCCACCTTGGTCCTCGACTTGACCCTCATGGCCGCGTGCCGCAGCCGCCTGAgctcggcggcggggagcgTCAGCTCCGCCATCCACGTCGGcgaccgcgccgcccgcggcgcggccTCGGGCGGCGGCATGGGCCGCTCCCACGGGAACCGCGCGTCCCCGAGCAtcccctgctcctcctcggcgTAGGCGTAGGCGTCGGCGTCGAACCCGCCGCGCGCGTTGGGGAGCACGCCGTCGTCCACGCGGAACACGTCCTCGACCGACCCCcgcggcgggtgcggcggcggggccacGGCCTGCTGGGGCCCCTCCGGGGTGAAGCCGGCGCGCTGGAGCGGCGGAGATGAGGGACATGGTGGAGCGGCCAGAGGAGCCGGCTGATGCCGACGGCGTCCCTCGTCTTCGGAGTCCGAGGAGGGCGAGGGCTCCGGGCGAAGGTCGAGCGCAGAggccggcgggcggaggcggctgcggtggccggggcgggACCAGGCGGAGAGCCATGGGtaaggggaggaggtggagagggggttggaggagaggaggatgaggcggAGGCGAGGGGGGTGGCGGAGGTGGAAGGCCGTCGGGGAGGATGCCATGGCCGCTGCGGCCATGGATGGCGGTGAGGTGGATGACGGAGTGGTGGGGGACGGGGTTTAGGGGGATTGGGGATATTTTTGGTCCGAATGATGAATGCTTGATGCTTCGGCCATTCTCGGCCGTCCGATCGGGCGCTGACGGCCAGATCTTTTTTCCCAGCTGGTTAATTTTGATAGCACATGATTATTGCTTTTTTTTAGAAACCACTTTCGAATACCACTGAATAGAAGGTGCCGTCTGGATTTacccctccattccaaattatagatcattttaacaTTTTAAGGTATATAAaatttgctatgtatctaaatTAGACCTGAGCAAATCTCAAGCTAGGCCGGCAAAAAGCTCGGTTTCTTTCGGGCTCAAAATCTCCGCCCATTAAATCCACGGACCAACAAAAATGGGGCCAATTCAAGTCGGGCTCGGGCGGGCCACCCATCAGTTTCTAGTATAAAGTTAATTCGTTTTATTATTCGGGTTAGGCTCAGGCCCGCCCATTTTTAAGGGTATGTTTTGCAACTAATGGGAAGGAGCATGGAAATTAATGGTAGGAGTTGACGCAAGAAATTTACTTTAGAAATATGATATTTATACTCCTATTTTGTTGTTTGCTTTTTGGAGGGAATTAATAAAAGTAGGAGTTTAAATGAGATTTCGTATCTTTTGTACGCGTGGGGTTTAGAGGTGGGATATTATTATATGTTAAGTCATAATTAGATGTATAGATGTATCCATCTTGCACTTCAAAAAATTCCCACTCAATTCTCACCCCTTCCATGTGTCGttgttttatacccgacaacctaccgaggcataccgaggtagtagattgattgGTGGGGGATTGTCGGATCTGTAACTTGACGGTAAATGTGAGGACACGAGGcacaaatttatatatgttcGGGCcgtcagagtagcgtaataccctacgtcatgtttggggtgttgtatattgcgtcctacacttgggtgttgtttggtgttgaggatttgatcctctgttgtAGTTCTACGAGATCTTCatctaccgatctagggacccctgccctcctttatatactctatactagtcggttacaaggaggagttctaATAGGATTACATGTTATGAATCTTAGTACGATTACAGAgaaattctagtaggagtccgtcttcttcgttccttgcgggtactggggatctatccccgacaagccaccgagtgcttcatagtcaaatgtagcagccttcgagtactttttagatcctcaccgagtagttttggtgttctttgagtactttatctggctgaatcttcaaagttcctcaaaactgCTATGAGGCTAttgtgtgctcaagcccttgatcatcttgattttgtaatcttcatctttggaatgtgatatgtaAGGCGG containing:
- the LOC101775913 gene encoding LOW QUALITY PROTEIN: CRM-domain containing factor CFM3, chloroplastic/mitochondrial-like (The sequence of the model RefSeq protein was modified relative to this genomic sequence to represent the inferred CDS: inserted 2 bases in 1 codon; deleted 2 bases in 2 codons), translated to MAAAAMASSPTAFHLRHPPRLRLILLSSNPLSTSSPYPWLSAWSRPGHRSRLRPPASALDLRPEPSPSSDSEDEDAVGISRSSGRSTMSLISAXLQRAGFTPEGPQQAVAPPPHPPRGSVEDVFRVDDGVLPNARGGFDADAYAYAEEEQGMLGDARFPWERPMPPPEAAPRAARSPTWMAELTLPAAELRRLRHAAMRVKSRTKVGGAGVTREVVEKIREKWRTEEVVRVKVSGTPALNMRLFHEILERKTGGLVIWRSGTSVSLYRGLDYDEAEPTKGSNKISQSLGMKSSIKGSPSPSLQPTEKVYNAHDSNGALVSNTGKEEIVEQVPEIKYEDEIDKLLEELGPRYSDWPGSDPLPVDADLLPATIPGYKPPFRVLPYGVRPSLSRRDTTNLRRLARGLPPHFALGRSRQLQGLANAMVKLWEKSLIAKIALKRGVQLTTSERMAEDIKKLTGGIMLSRNNDFIVFYRGKDFLSSELAEVLLERERLAKSLQDEEQARLKAASSFSSGSDAYVQPTVAGTLEETLEANYKYGNKLDEDHEDKMARTVAAARHADLVRKLEWKLALAQKKMEKAERVLGKVETALNPTEGTKPPETITDEERFMFRKLGLRMKAFLLLGRRGVFDGTIENMHLHWKYRELVKILVKSKSFSDVKRTALSLEAESGGILVSVDKVSKGYAIVVFRGKNYRRPSTLRPRNLLSKRKALARSIELQRHQALSRHFAKLNRKVEQLRAELVQMEGVKEQGDEELYAKLDSAYSSDEEDMEDEDDEAYLKRFDNEVAGVTAEDGDDPVYDEADYPDSEDEAEDDESFDSENDEDADEAAGTPGGDFRSEAGFGFPAREYRLGGDHNGERSTAGETRNSHAADEQRTELTNTSSCS